The following proteins are co-located in the Acinetobacter sp. NCu2D-2 genome:
- a CDS encoding YbjQ family protein, which produces MLLSNLETVPGHTITQQIDVVYGSTVRSKHVGRDLLASLKNIVGGELTAYTELLEESRQEAMNRMIQKAKNLGANAIVGIRFSTSNIAQGASELFVYGTAVIVTPTSLKLPDPFPSEG; this is translated from the coding sequence ATGCTATTAAGTAATTTAGAAACTGTTCCGGGTCATACCATCACTCAGCAGATCGATGTTGTCTACGGCAGCACCGTACGTAGTAAACACGTAGGTCGTGATCTTTTGGCAAGTCTGAAAAATATTGTCGGCGGTGAACTGACTGCCTACACTGAACTTTTAGAAGAATCGCGTCAAGAAGCCATGAATCGTATGATTCAGAAAGCCAAAAACTTGGGCGCAAATGCCATTGTGGGTATTCGTTTCTCAACTTCAAATATTGCTCAAGGTGCTTCAGAACTCTTTGTTTATGGCACAGCTGTTATTGTTACTCCAACTTCACTCAAGCTTCCTGATCCTTTCCCATCAGAGGGTTAA
- a CDS encoding YbjQ family protein: MDAVFFKIGLFVVLFLIGFAFGRYNEQKHLKQLDEAEARLAYIQIDTNRFASSTYDGQMISSNVVISHDYFKYVIANIQNFFGGRLTSYESIVERARREAVVRLKQQAEKVGATHIMGLRLSTTELGMQGGMVEVFALGTAIFKS, translated from the coding sequence ATGGATGCGGTGTTCTTTAAAATTGGTTTGTTCGTCGTTTTGTTCCTGATCGGTTTTGCATTTGGACGTTATAACGAGCAGAAACATTTAAAACAACTTGATGAAGCAGAAGCGCGCTTGGCTTATATTCAAATCGACACCAATCGTTTTGCAAGTTCGACCTATGATGGTCAAATGATTAGCAGCAATGTGGTTATTTCTCATGACTACTTTAAATATGTCATTGCCAATATTCAGAATTTTTTCGGTGGACGTTTGACCAGCTATGAAAGTATTGTTGAACGTGCACGGCGTGAAGCTGTGGTTCGCTTGAAACAGCAAGCTGAAAAAGTTGGTGCAACACACATCATGGGGCTTCGACTCAGTACCACAGAGTTAGGTATGCAAGGCGGTATGGTCGAAGTCTTTGCTCTAGGTACTGCTATTTTTAAAAGCTAA
- a CDS encoding phosphatase PAP2 family protein translates to MPYLLLGVGFLLFIISLLMLFFTPFQHIDMMSVEWMSLHRTSVFNQFTKTLSALGGMPFVLLFTTLWSIYLVWYKKYANIIFICIGIFGGISLSWLLKFVFSRPRPAEQFHLVESFGSSFPSAHSAYAACFAALMFLIFQQHKWRNLIFVCALMWLLIMGISRVYLGVHFPSDVISGWSISFIWISALYLLMAKHRLMHK, encoded by the coding sequence ATGCCCTACTTGTTGCTTGGTGTTGGTTTTTTATTATTTATAATCAGTCTATTGATGCTTTTTTTCACGCCATTCCAGCACATTGATATGATGTCAGTGGAGTGGATGAGCCTGCATCGTACTTCTGTATTCAATCAATTCACTAAGACATTATCAGCATTAGGTGGCATGCCGTTTGTATTACTTTTCACCACACTATGGAGTATTTATTTAGTGTGGTATAAAAAGTATGCAAACATAATTTTTATATGTATCGGAATTTTTGGAGGAATATCCCTCAGTTGGCTGCTGAAATTTGTATTTTCAAGACCTCGACCTGCTGAACAATTTCATTTAGTTGAGAGTTTTGGGAGTTCTTTTCCCAGTGCACATAGTGCCTATGCTGCATGTTTTGCTGCGCTTATGTTTTTGATTTTTCAACAACATAAATGGCGAAACCTGATTTTTGTCTGCGCACTCATGTGGTTGTTGATCATGGGAATTTCACGTGTCTATTTAGGGGTACATTTTCCTTCGGATGTAATATCCGGCTGGAGTATTAGTTTTATTTGGATTTCTGCACTGTATTTGCTCATGGCAAAGCACAGACTGATGCACAAATAA
- a CDS encoding DUF2505 family protein — protein sequence MAHQFTVQAQIDGISLSDFKRIAKDTKMHEVVCHHLPAQNMEILVSEVDGDIFTMKRAYNLDVNIPDIAKKMLKDAFRLKRTDISNLEKLTSTVELGANLPIQANCQRHVTGNDEHVAFHLEWMVKVKVPLIGGMLEKHAEGEIRKFSQIEIEIIEDELRKALVA from the coding sequence ATGGCGCATCAATTTACCGTTCAAGCACAAATCGATGGAATTTCATTAAGCGATTTTAAACGTATTGCCAAAGACACCAAAATGCATGAAGTGGTTTGTCATCATTTACCTGCACAAAACATGGAAATTTTAGTCTCAGAAGTTGATGGAGACATTTTTACCATGAAGCGTGCCTATAATTTGGATGTGAACATTCCAGACATTGCGAAAAAAATGTTGAAAGATGCGTTTCGATTGAAACGTACCGATATTAGTAATTTAGAAAAGCTGACTTCAACGGTAGAGCTAGGTGCCAACTTACCTATTCAGGCCAATTGCCAACGTCACGTGACAGGCAATGATGAGCATGTGGCATTTCATTTGGAATGGATGGTAAAAGTTAAAGTGCCATTGATTGGGGGGATGCTAGAAAAACATGCAGAAGGCGAAATCCGTAAATTTAGCCAAATTGAAATCGAAATTATTGAAGACGAATTGCGTAAAGCTTTAGTGGCTTAA
- the adeK gene encoding multidrug efflux RND transporter AdeIJK outer membrane channel subunit AdeK has protein sequence MQKVWSVSGRSIAVSAIALALTACQSMRGPEPTVQANIPQGYLAGPAGTSVAEQGYKDFFADQRLIQVIDLALNNNRDLRTAALNIERAQQAYQITQNNQLPSIGVTGSVLRQDTANTRGATSSYNVGLGITAYELDFWGRVRSLKDNALDTYLATASARDATQIALIGQVAQAWVAYSYANANLKLADQTLKTQLESYNLNKKRFDVGIDSEVPVRQAQISVETARSDVAEYKTQLAQAKNLLNLLVGEQVPASLLPSQRVTKVTSNSAFAAGLPSDLLNNRPDIRAAEYRLSAAGANIGAAKAALFPSIRLTGSAGYGSTELSDLFKSGSFAWSIGPSLDLPIWDWGTRKANIKISETDQKIALSEYEKAIQSAFREANDALAVRQNIADRVAAQRRLVDATNTTYKLSNARFRAGIDSYLTVLDAQRTSYAAEQGLLLLEQANLNNQIEVYKTLGGGLKATTSQQVVNPASSAERANAQ, from the coding sequence ATGCAAAAAGTATGGTCTGTTTCAGGTCGTAGCATTGCGGTATCTGCAATTGCGCTTGCTTTGACTGCATGTCAAAGCATGCGTGGTCCAGAACCCACTGTCCAAGCCAATATCCCGCAAGGTTATTTAGCGGGTCCTGCGGGGACTTCAGTTGCTGAACAAGGTTATAAAGATTTTTTCGCAGATCAACGCTTAATCCAAGTCATTGATTTAGCCTTAAACAATAACCGTGATTTACGCACAGCTGCGTTAAATATTGAACGTGCGCAACAAGCCTATCAAATTACCCAAAACAACCAGCTTCCAAGTATTGGTGTAACAGGTAGTGTTTTGCGTCAAGATACTGCCAACACCCGTGGTGCAACCAGTTCTTATAATGTCGGACTTGGTATAACTGCTTATGAGCTTGATTTTTGGGGCCGTGTACGTAGCTTGAAAGACAATGCCTTAGATACTTATTTGGCAACTGCAAGCGCACGTGATGCAACGCAAATTGCTTTGATTGGTCAAGTGGCTCAAGCTTGGGTGGCATATTCGTATGCCAATGCAAACTTAAAACTTGCAGATCAAACGCTTAAAACTCAGCTTGAATCTTATAATCTAAACAAAAAACGTTTTGATGTTGGTATCGACAGTGAAGTTCCTGTACGTCAAGCACAAATCTCTGTTGAAACTGCACGTAGTGACGTTGCTGAATATAAGACTCAACTTGCACAAGCAAAGAACTTACTGAATCTTTTGGTGGGTGAACAAGTTCCTGCAAGCTTATTGCCATCTCAACGTGTAACAAAAGTGACTTCAAATTCTGCGTTCGCTGCTGGTTTGCCAAGTGACTTATTGAACAATCGTCCGGATATCCGTGCTGCTGAATATCGTCTTTCTGCGGCTGGTGCAAACATCGGTGCTGCCAAAGCGGCATTGTTCCCTAGCATTCGCTTAACAGGTAGTGCAGGTTACGGTTCAACTGAACTTTCTGATTTATTCAAATCAGGTTCATTTGCATGGTCAATTGGCCCAAGTCTAGATTTACCAATTTGGGATTGGGGCACACGTAAAGCAAATATCAAAATTTCAGAAACAGACCAAAAAATTGCATTGTCTGAATATGAAAAAGCGATTCAATCTGCTTTCCGTGAAGCAAATGATGCTTTAGCTGTACGTCAGAATATTGCTGATCGTGTTGCTGCACAGCGTCGTCTTGTCGATGCAACCAATACCACTTATAAATTATCGAATGCACGCTTCCGTGCGGGTATTGATAGTTACTTAACTGTATTGGATGCTCAGCGTACATCATATGCTGCAGAGCAAGGTTTATTGTTACTTGAACAAGCAAATTTAAATAACCAAATTGAAGTGTATAAAACTTTAGGTGGTGGTTTAAAAGCAACAACAAGTCAACAAGTGGTTAACCCTGCATCTAGTGCAGAACGCGCAAATGCACAATAA
- a CDS encoding efflux RND transporter periplasmic adaptor subunit, protein MMSAKLWAPALTACALATSIALVGCSKDPKEGQEAGAQQQMPPTEVGIIVAQPQSVEQSVELSGRTTAFEISEVRPQTSGVVLKRLFSEGSYVREGQALYEIDSSTNRATVDNANASIARAEANLGVLRVKEGRYRQLVGTNAISKQEYDDIVAQVKLAEAELNASRATLKNAQINLGYSTVRAPISGQTNRSTVTAGALVTANQAEPLVTIQRLDPIYVDINQSSAELLRLRQQLNKGSLNSSNNTRVKLKLEDGSIYPVEGRLAFSDASVNPETGTVTLRAVFPNKDHLLLPGMFATAQIVQGEVPNAYLIPQVALTRTPTGQAMAMLVNAKGLVESRPVVTSGTQGSNWIVTEGLKPGDKVIVDGIAKVKPDQQVVAKPYQAQPAAPQANAKPANAAASEAQSEQKATSKS, encoded by the coding sequence ATGATGTCTGCAAAGCTTTGGGCACCTGCCCTGACTGCTTGCGCATTAGCAACAAGTATCGCACTTGTTGGTTGTAGCAAAGATCCTAAAGAGGGCCAGGAAGCTGGCGCTCAACAACAAATGCCACCGACTGAAGTCGGTATCATTGTTGCACAACCGCAAAGTGTCGAGCAGTCCGTAGAACTCTCTGGACGCACAACAGCATTTGAGATTTCAGAAGTACGCCCACAGACTAGTGGTGTTGTCTTGAAACGTTTATTTAGTGAAGGTAGCTATGTCCGTGAAGGTCAAGCACTTTATGAAATTGACTCAAGTACAAACCGCGCAACTGTAGACAACGCAAATGCCTCAATCGCACGTGCAGAAGCAAACCTTGGTGTGCTTCGTGTTAAAGAAGGTCGTTACCGTCAATTGGTTGGTACAAACGCGATCTCTAAACAAGAATACGATGACATCGTTGCACAAGTAAAACTGGCTGAAGCTGAACTGAATGCTAGCCGTGCAACCTTGAAAAATGCGCAAATTAACTTAGGTTACTCAACTGTTCGTGCACCAATTTCAGGTCAAACTAACCGCTCAACTGTAACCGCTGGCGCTTTAGTGACTGCAAACCAAGCTGAACCACTTGTAACGATTCAACGTTTAGATCCAATTTATGTGGATATCAACCAATCAAGTGCTGAATTGCTTCGTTTACGTCAACAATTAAATAAAGGTAGCTTGAACAGTTCAAACAACACACGTGTGAAGTTAAAACTTGAAGATGGCAGCATCTACCCTGTTGAAGGCCGTTTAGCATTCTCTGATGCAAGCGTAAATCCAGAAACAGGTACCGTAACTTTACGTGCCGTGTTCCCAAATAAAGACCATTTATTACTGCCTGGTATGTTTGCAACTGCGCAAATCGTACAAGGTGAAGTACCAAATGCTTACCTCATTCCACAAGTGGCTTTAACTCGTACCCCAACAGGTCAAGCGATGGCAATGCTTGTAAATGCGAAAGGTCTAGTTGAATCACGCCCTGTTGTGACTTCTGGTACACAAGGCAGCAACTGGATTGTGACTGAAGGTCTAAAACCAGGTGATAAAGTGATTGTGGATGGCATTGCGAAAGTAAAACCTGATCAACAAGTGGTTGCTAAGCCATATCAAGCTCAACCTGCTGCTCCGCAAGCAAATGCAAAACCTGCAAATGCAGCGGCTTCAGAAGCGCAATCTGAACAAAAAGCTACTTCAAAATCATAA
- a CDS encoding FKBP-type peptidyl-prolyl cis-trans isomerase yields MTKELEIIDLVVGEGKEAVKGALITTHYTGWLEDGTKFDSSLDRGNYFETVIGTGRVIKGWDQGIIGMKVGGKRKLIVPSHLAYGERKMGNIIPANSNLIFEIELYDVKTRD; encoded by the coding sequence ATGACCAAAGAATTAGAAATCATCGATCTAGTGGTAGGTGAAGGTAAAGAAGCGGTTAAAGGTGCGTTAATTACCACACATTACACAGGCTGGTTAGAAGATGGGACTAAATTTGACTCATCATTAGACCGTGGTAACTACTTTGAAACCGTGATTGGTACTGGTCGTGTGATCAAAGGTTGGGATCAAGGTATTATTGGGATGAAAGTTGGTGGTAAACGTAAATTAATCGTGCCATCTCATTTAGCCTACGGTGAGCGTAAAATGGGGAATATTATCCCTGCCAATTCAAACTTAATCTTTGAAATTGAATTATATGATGTAAAAACTCGCGATTAA
- a CDS encoding MFS transporter gives MAAPPRLSTADKRTLGLSSLGGALEFYDFVIYVFYAKLISELFFPSTLSPFWAMLNTYGIFAAGYFFRPLGGVVMAHFGDLIGRKRLFSLSILLMALPTLIIGILPTFEQIGYAAPLLLLLMRMVQGIAIGGEIPAAWTFVSEHVPEKRIGIANGVLTAGLSLGILLGALMSLFISLQFSEAEIKDWAWRIPFILGGVFGFVALYLRSYLKETPVFKAMQAKKELAQGLPVKYVLAEHKTATVIGMLFTWFLTGCVVVLILAMPNLLVGAFGFERADAFKMQSAAILMQMLGCVLAGVFADRFGAGKVMLFGSILVAAMAGIFYNSLGHVAPSTVFILYMLLGLSSGTVGMVSYSMVKMFPAKIRFTGISFSYNVAYAIAGGITLPLVQWLSLYSNIGALYYIWTVCLVTLFTAVLYKAKFEK, from the coding sequence ATGGCTGCACCTCCACGTCTGAGTACAGCAGATAAACGTACACTTGGTCTATCATCACTCGGTGGTGCATTAGAATTTTATGATTTTGTCATTTATGTCTTTTATGCCAAGCTGATTTCAGAGTTATTTTTCCCAAGTACACTGAGTCCATTTTGGGCGATGCTAAACACCTATGGTATTTTTGCTGCAGGTTATTTTTTCCGTCCATTGGGCGGTGTGGTGATGGCTCATTTTGGTGACTTGATTGGACGTAAACGTCTATTCAGTTTATCCATTTTACTCATGGCTTTACCTACGCTCATTATTGGTATTTTGCCAACCTTCGAACAAATTGGTTATGCAGCACCACTTCTGTTGCTCCTCATGCGTATGGTTCAAGGCATTGCAATTGGTGGTGAAATTCCAGCCGCGTGGACTTTTGTATCAGAGCATGTCCCTGAAAAACGTATCGGGATTGCCAATGGTGTTCTCACCGCAGGCTTATCTCTAGGGATTCTGCTTGGCGCTTTAATGTCATTGTTCATCTCACTACAGTTTAGCGAAGCTGAAATTAAAGACTGGGCATGGCGTATTCCATTTATACTCGGTGGTGTCTTTGGTTTTGTTGCGCTGTATTTGCGTAGCTATTTAAAAGAAACACCTGTATTTAAAGCCATGCAGGCGAAAAAGGAATTGGCGCAAGGCTTGCCTGTGAAATATGTTTTGGCTGAACATAAAACCGCAACTGTCATCGGCATGCTGTTTACATGGTTCTTAACTGGCTGTGTCGTGGTATTAATTTTAGCGATGCCAAATCTACTTGTAGGCGCTTTCGGTTTTGAACGTGCTGACGCATTTAAAATGCAAAGTGCTGCAATTTTGATGCAAATGCTTGGCTGTGTGCTTGCTGGTGTGTTTGCTGACCGTTTTGGTGCAGGCAAAGTCATGCTGTTTGGCTCAATTTTGGTTGCCGCAATGGCCGGTATTTTCTACAACAGCCTAGGACATGTCGCACCATCTACTGTGTTTATTCTATACATGCTGTTAGGCTTAAGCTCAGGCACTGTCGGCATGGTTTCATACAGTATGGTGAAAATGTTCCCAGCCAAAATTCGTTTTACTGGTATTTCTTTCTCGTACAATGTCGCGTATGCCATCGCAGGTGGTATCACTTTACCACTCGTACAATGGTTAAGTTTATACAGCAATATCGGTGCTTTATATTATATTTGGACTGTTTGTTTAGTAACACTCTTTACAGCAGTGCTCTACAAAGCCAAATTCGAAAAGTAA
- a CDS encoding GNAT family N-acetyltransferase, with amino-acid sequence MIREGKVQDIPQIIDVIQDSIRSCVEDHHRHENIIQPWLERYTDAQLISEMLYNDCWVYLIHDKVVGFIMVTDQGEIKMHFVATHAQKMGIGSALYDYMLQQMSNKNVHKIEVKSTLSSLDYYLHLGFQNYGPSGLEESQKLYKYLF; translated from the coding sequence ATGATCCGTGAAGGAAAAGTTCAAGATATTCCCCAAATAATCGACGTTATTCAGGATAGTATTCGCTCCTGTGTCGAGGATCACCATCGTCATGAAAATATTATTCAGCCTTGGCTGGAGCGCTACACCGATGCACAGCTTATTAGTGAAATGCTCTATAACGATTGTTGGGTGTATCTAATTCATGACAAAGTCGTTGGTTTCATTATGGTCACAGACCAAGGTGAAATTAAGATGCATTTCGTTGCCACACATGCTCAAAAAATGGGAATCGGTAGCGCGCTTTATGATTATATGCTGCAGCAAATGAGCAATAAGAACGTGCATAAAATTGAAGTTAAAAGTACCCTATCTTCCTTAGATTATTATCTGCATTTGGGCTTTCAAAATTATGGACCTTCAGGTCTTGAAGAAAGTCAGAAATTATATAAATATTTATTTTAA
- the def gene encoding peptide deformylase, whose amino-acid sequence MNNILAVAQQGEPILNLIAAPVMEVELKSEWLNHLTEAMMATMLARQGVGIAAPQVYVSKRIIIVASRANPRYPDAPNMQPIIMLNPKIIEASQAKVIGQEGCLSVPEQRGDVARAEQIKVRYLNLQGHEIVQEFSGFPARIVQHEIDHLDGILFVERL is encoded by the coding sequence ATGAATAATATTTTGGCTGTGGCACAGCAAGGTGAGCCGATTTTAAATTTGATCGCTGCACCGGTAATGGAAGTAGAACTGAAAAGTGAATGGCTCAACCATTTGACAGAAGCCATGATGGCAACCATGCTCGCACGACAAGGTGTAGGGATTGCTGCACCACAAGTCTATGTTTCAAAAAGGATCATCATTGTGGCATCGCGTGCCAATCCACGTTATCCCGATGCACCAAACATGCAGCCGATCATTATGCTGAATCCCAAAATTATTGAAGCGTCACAAGCAAAAGTGATCGGGCAGGAAGGGTGTCTCAGCGTGCCTGAACAACGTGGTGATGTTGCTCGGGCTGAACAGATCAAAGTACGGTATTTGAATTTGCAAGGGCATGAGATCGTGCAAGAATTTTCAGGCTTTCCTGCACGAATCGTACAACATGAAATTGACCATTTAGATGGAATTTTATTTGTAGAGCGACTTTAG
- a CDS encoding efflux RND transporter permease subunit — protein sequence MAQFFIHRPIFAWVIALVIMLAGVITLTKMPIAQYPTIAPPTVTVSATYPGASAATVENTVTQIIEQQMNGLDGLRYISSTSAGNGQASIALNFEQGIDPDIAQVQVQNKLQSATALLPEDVQRQGIKVTKSGASFLQVLAFYSTDDSLTAEDIKDYVNSNISEPLSRVAGVGEVQVFGGSYAMRIWMDPAKMASLQVTPSDIANALRTQNAQVAVGQLGGAPSVEGQMLNATVNAQSLLTTPEEFKNIFLKNAANGAQVRLGDVARVELGADNYQFDSKFNGKPAGGVAIKLATGANALDTAKAVEARLKELRPNYPAGMKDQLAFDTTPFIKLSIESVVHTLIEAVILVFFVMFLFLQNWRATLIPTMAVPVVVLGTFAIINVFGFSINTLTMFAMVLAIGLLVDDAIVVVENVERVMAEEHLDPVTATEKSMRQISGALVGITSVLTAVFVPMAFMSGTTGVIYRQFSITLVTAMILSLIVALTFTPALCATILKQHDPDKAPSNNIFARFFRWFNSSFDKLSGKYQNGVSRMTHHKLFSGLLYGAVIVVLGFLFTKLPSSFLPNEDQGVVMTLVQLPPNATLERTDKTIDAMTGYFLEKEKDYVDSVFSVAGFSFTGVGQNAGLAFIKLKDWEERTSPESQIGAIIGRGMALNMIVKDASYIMPLQLPAMPELGVSAGFNLQLKDAGGLGHEQLLNARNAILGMAAQDKRLVGVRPNGQEDTPQYKIIVDQAQAGAAGVSISEINTTMGMAWGGSYINDFVDRGRVKKVYVQGEADARMMPEDLNKWYVRNNQGAMVPFSSFATGEWTYGSPRLERYNGISSLNIQGTPAPGVSSGEAMAAMEEIVAKLPSMGLQGFDYEWTGLSLEERESGAQAPFLYGLSLLIVFLCLAALYESWSIPFSVLLVVPLGIVGAVTLTFLGMLVFKDPNLSNNIYFQVAMVAVIGLAAKNAILIVEFAKELQEQGEELMDATMHAAKMRLRPIVMTTLAFGFGVLPLALASGAGAGSQHSVGYGVLGGVISSTLLGIFFIPVFYVWVRSIFKYKPKQQNKQEQTS from the coding sequence ATGGCTCAATTCTTTATCCATCGCCCAATCTTTGCTTGGGTGATTGCATTGGTCATTATGCTGGCGGGTGTGATTACGCTAACAAAAATGCCAATTGCGCAGTACCCAACGATTGCACCACCGACTGTTACAGTGTCTGCAACTTATCCTGGTGCATCTGCAGCGACTGTTGAAAACACTGTTACTCAGATCATTGAACAACAGATGAATGGTCTAGATGGCTTGCGCTATATTTCTTCAACAAGTGCAGGTAACGGTCAAGCATCTATTGCTTTGAACTTCGAACAAGGCATCGACCCTGATATCGCGCAAGTTCAAGTGCAAAATAAACTTCAATCAGCAACTGCACTTTTACCTGAAGATGTACAACGTCAAGGTATTAAAGTCACAAAGTCTGGTGCGAGCTTCTTACAAGTATTGGCTTTCTATTCAACAGATGACAGCCTGACTGCAGAAGACATTAAAGACTATGTAAACTCGAATATTTCTGAACCACTGAGCCGTGTTGCAGGTGTGGGTGAAGTTCAAGTCTTTGGTGGTTCATATGCAATGCGTATTTGGATGGATCCTGCCAAAATGGCAAGCCTCCAAGTCACTCCAAGTGATATTGCCAATGCGTTACGTACGCAGAACGCTCAGGTTGCGGTTGGTCAGTTAGGTGGTGCGCCTTCTGTAGAAGGTCAAATGCTAAATGCCACTGTAAATGCACAAAGTTTGCTGACGACACCTGAAGAATTTAAGAATATCTTCTTAAAGAATGCGGCAAATGGTGCACAAGTTCGTTTAGGCGATGTGGCACGTGTGGAACTTGGTGCTGATAACTACCAATTTGACTCTAAGTTCAATGGTAAGCCTGCTGGCGGTGTTGCAATTAAACTGGCAACTGGTGCGAACGCATTGGATACAGCAAAAGCTGTTGAAGCACGTTTGAAAGAACTTCGTCCGAACTACCCTGCGGGTATGAAAGACCAACTTGCTTTCGATACAACACCGTTTATTAAGCTTTCAATTGAAAGTGTTGTACACACCTTAATCGAAGCAGTCATTCTTGTATTCTTCGTCATGTTCTTGTTCTTACAGAACTGGCGTGCAACATTAATTCCAACGATGGCTGTACCTGTTGTTGTATTGGGTACATTTGCCATCATCAACGTGTTTGGCTTCTCAATTAACACCTTAACCATGTTCGCCATGGTACTCGCGATTGGTCTGTTGGTGGATGACGCGATTGTTGTGGTCGAAAACGTCGAACGTGTCATGGCCGAGGAACATTTAGATCCTGTCACGGCCACTGAAAAATCAATGCGTCAGATTTCAGGTGCTTTGGTGGGTATTACTTCGGTATTAACCGCAGTATTCGTGCCAATGGCATTTATGAGTGGTACGACTGGGGTTATTTACCGTCAGTTCTCGATCACACTGGTTACTGCAATGATCCTTTCATTGATCGTGGCATTGACCTTTACCCCTGCTCTGTGTGCGACTATCTTGAAACAACATGATCCAGATAAAGCACCAAGCAATAATATTTTTGCACGTTTCTTCCGTTGGTTTAACAGCAGTTTCGATAAGCTTTCGGGTAAATATCAAAACGGCGTTAGCCGTATGACGCACCATAAATTGTTCTCTGGACTTCTTTATGGCGCAGTGATTGTTGTTCTTGGTTTCTTGTTCACCAAACTACCATCTTCGTTCTTACCAAACGAAGACCAAGGCGTGGTGATGACTTTGGTTCAATTACCACCAAATGCGACCTTGGAACGTACGGACAAAACCATTGATGCGATGACAGGCTATTTCCTTGAAAAAGAGAAAGACTACGTCGACTCTGTGTTCAGTGTTGCTGGCTTCTCATTCACAGGTGTTGGTCAAAACGCTGGTCTTGCCTTCATTAAATTGAAAGATTGGGAAGAACGTACATCACCCGAATCGCAAATTGGTGCAATTATTGGTCGTGGTATGGCATTGAATATGATCGTGAAAGATGCGTCATATATCATGCCATTACAGCTTCCTGCAATGCCTGAATTGGGTGTGAGTGCGGGCTTTAACTTGCAGCTTAAAGATGCAGGTGGTTTAGGTCACGAACAACTCTTAAATGCACGTAATGCCATTTTAGGTATGGCTGCACAAGACAAACGTCTTGTAGGTGTTCGTCCAAATGGTCAAGAAGATACACCACAGTACAAGATCATTGTCGACCAAGCACAAGCTGGTGCTGCAGGTGTGAGTATCTCTGAGATCAATACAACCATGGGCATGGCTTGGGGTGGTTCGTACATCAATGACTTCGTTGACCGTGGACGTGTGAAAAAAGTTTACGTTCAAGGCGAAGCTGATGCGCGTATGATGCCTGAAGACTTGAACAAGTGGTATGTTCGTAATAACCAAGGTGCGATGGTTCCATTCTCTTCATTCGCAACTGGCGAATGGACCTATGGTTCACCACGTCTAGAGCGTTATAACGGTATTTCATCACTTAATATTCAAGGTACGCCAGCACCGGGTGTAAGTTCTGGTGAAGCAATGGCAGCGATGGAAGAAATCGTTGCGAAACTTCCATCCATGGGCTTACAAGGCTTTGACTACGAATGGACAGGTTTATCTCTAGAAGAGCGTGAGTCTGGTGCACAAGCGCCATTCCTATACGGTCTTTCATTGTTAATCGTATTCTTATGTCTTGCTGCGCTTTATGAAAGCTGGTCAATCCCATTCTCTGTACTTTTGGTTGTACCATTGGGTATCGTAGGTGCTGTTACCTTAACCTTCCTTGGTATGCTTGTATTTAAAGACCCGAACCTTTCAAATAACATCTACTTCCAAGTGGCGATGGTTGCCGTAATCGGTCTGGCAGCTAAAAATGCCATCTTGATTGTAGAGTTTGCGAAAGAACTCCAAGAACAGGGTGAAGAATTGATGGACGCAACTATGCATGCTGCAAAAATGCGTTTACGTCCAATCGTTATGACGACCCTTGCCTTCGGTTTTGGTGTACTTCCGCTTGCCCTTGCCTCTGGTGCAGGTGCCGGTAGTCAGCACTCAGTCGGTTATGGTGTTCTTGGTGGTGTAATCAGTTCTACATTACTCGGGATCTTCTTTATTCCTGTATTCTACGTATGGGTACGAAGTATCTTTAAATACAAACCAAAACAACAAAATAAACAGGAGCAAACCTCGTGA